The Nocardioides campestrisoli genome includes a window with the following:
- a CDS encoding DUF456 domain-containing protein — protein MILATLLAGLAIAVGLVGIVVPVLPGTVLVLVAIAGWAWYVGTGLAWGVLALGFLLVAAGLVAKYAVPGRRLRTAGVPTSTLWAGGVLGVVGFFVIPVVGLLVGFVAGVLLAELRRVGPGRATASTGHALRAVALSVGLELAAALAAALIWAAGAVLVHTGVG, from the coding sequence GTGATCCTCGCGACGCTGCTCGCCGGCCTGGCGATCGCGGTGGGGCTGGTCGGGATCGTCGTCCCGGTGCTCCCCGGCACCGTCCTGGTCCTGGTCGCCATCGCCGGCTGGGCCTGGTACGTCGGCACCGGCCTGGCCTGGGGCGTGCTGGCGCTCGGGTTCCTGCTGGTCGCCGCGGGCCTGGTGGCCAAGTACGCCGTCCCCGGCCGTCGGCTGCGCACGGCCGGGGTGCCGACCTCCACCCTGTGGGCCGGAGGGGTGCTGGGCGTCGTGGGCTTCTTCGTCATCCCCGTCGTCGGCCTGCTCGTGGGGTTCGTGGCCGGCGTCCTGCTCGCCGAGCTCCGGCGCGTCGGCCCGGGGCGGGCCACGGCCTCGACCGGCCACGCGCTGCGCGCCGTGGCGCTCAGCGTCGGCCTGGAGCTCGCGGCCGCCCTCGCCGCGGCCCTGATCTGGGCGGCCGGCGCCGTGCTCGTGCACACCGGGGTCGGCTGA
- a CDS encoding DUF7455 domain-containing protein: MMERNEADVTTAVAPTAALTAADRCDRCGAQAYLRVELQNGGELLFCAHHAREHGDKLREVAVTVVDETHKLGATPRSEA; the protein is encoded by the coding sequence CTGATGGAGAGAAATGAGGCCGATGTGACTACTGCAGTTGCCCCCACAGCCGCCCTCACGGCGGCGGACCGTTGCGACCGTTGTGGAGCACAGGCCTACCTCCGGGTGGAGCTCCAGAACGGCGGTGAGCTGCTCTTCTGCGCTCACCACGCTCGCGAGCACGGCGACAAGCTCCGTGAGGTCGCCGTCACCGTTGTCGACGAGACGCACAAGCTCGGCGCGACCCCGAGGTCCGAGGCCTGA
- a CDS encoding DNA gyrase/topoisomerase IV subunit B, whose translation MAAPTDTSYNAAHLLVLEGLDAVRKRPGMYIGSTDTKGLMHCLWEVIDNGVDEALAGAASRVEVTLHTDGSAEVIDDGRGIPTDKEPKTGLPGVEVVATKLHAGGKFGGGSYVATGGLHGVGLSVVNALSARMDIDVDRSPAQQGISFRRGTPGVFDSEAPDAGFTAQSGLSRKGRRVAKGRSGTRVRFWPDRQIFTQEARFVFDELVTRARQTSYIVPGLELVITDLRGEEPRTETFKHDGGISEFTEFLSSGEPVTDVLRLQGTGSFKETVPLLDEQGHMTPQEIERELGVDVALRWSMDYDTTVRSYVNVIATPKGGTHVSGFEQAVTKTFNDVMRQAKVLKVGDQDVIKDDVLEGLTAVVTVRLAEPQFEGQTKEILGTPAARSIVRKVVSAELKKFLTSAKRGEKAQAKLVMEKVGNASKTRIAARQHKETQRRKNALESSALPAKLVDCRTTDNERSELFIVEGDSALGTAKLARDSEFQALLPIRGKILNVQKASVGDMLKNTECAAIIQVVGAGSGRTFDLDAARYGRIIFMADADSDGAHIRCLLATLFFKYMPDMLTAGRVYTAVPPLHRIELTNPKKGMEKYVYTYSDDELQRKLAELKKKNVRWKDPVQRYKGLGEMDADQLEETTMDPRRRTLRRLTVDDAADAATVFELLMGSEVAPRKEFIVQGAYEVDLETLDA comes from the coding sequence GTGGCAGCACCGACGGACACCTCGTACAACGCAGCGCACCTCCTGGTCCTGGAGGGGCTCGACGCGGTGCGGAAGCGACCCGGCATGTACATCGGGTCCACCGACACCAAGGGCCTGATGCACTGCCTGTGGGAGGTGATCGACAACGGCGTCGACGAGGCGCTGGCCGGGGCTGCGTCGCGGGTAGAGGTGACCCTGCACACCGACGGCTCGGCCGAGGTGATCGACGACGGCCGCGGCATCCCCACGGACAAGGAGCCCAAGACCGGGCTCCCCGGCGTCGAGGTGGTCGCCACCAAGCTGCACGCGGGCGGCAAGTTCGGCGGCGGCTCCTACGTGGCCACCGGCGGTCTGCACGGCGTCGGGCTCTCGGTGGTCAACGCGCTCTCGGCACGCATGGACATCGACGTCGACAGGTCTCCGGCCCAGCAGGGCATCAGCTTCCGGCGCGGCACCCCCGGGGTCTTCGACTCCGAGGCGCCCGATGCCGGCTTCACCGCCCAGTCCGGACTGAGCCGCAAGGGGCGGCGCGTGGCCAAGGGGCGCAGCGGCACCCGGGTCCGGTTCTGGCCGGACCGGCAGATCTTCACCCAGGAGGCGCGCTTCGTCTTCGACGAGCTGGTCACGCGGGCCCGGCAGACCTCCTACATCGTCCCCGGCCTCGAGCTGGTCATCACCGACCTGCGGGGCGAGGAGCCGCGCACGGAGACCTTCAAGCACGACGGCGGCATCTCCGAGTTCACCGAGTTCCTGTCCTCGGGCGAGCCGGTGACCGACGTCCTGCGGCTCCAGGGGACCGGCAGCTTCAAGGAGACCGTGCCGCTGCTCGACGAGCAGGGCCACATGACCCCCCAGGAGATCGAGCGCGAGCTCGGCGTCGACGTGGCCCTGCGCTGGAGCATGGACTACGACACCACCGTGCGCTCCTACGTCAACGTGATCGCCACCCCCAAGGGCGGCACCCACGTGAGCGGCTTCGAGCAGGCGGTCACCAAGACGTTCAACGACGTGATGCGTCAGGCCAAGGTGCTCAAGGTCGGCGACCAGGACGTGATCAAGGACGACGTCCTGGAGGGCCTGACCGCCGTCGTCACGGTCCGGCTGGCCGAGCCCCAGTTCGAGGGGCAGACCAAGGAGATCCTCGGCACGCCGGCGGCGCGCTCCATCGTCCGCAAGGTGGTCTCCGCGGAGCTGAAGAAGTTCCTCACCTCCGCCAAGCGCGGGGAGAAGGCCCAGGCCAAGCTGGTCATGGAGAAGGTGGGCAACGCCTCCAAGACCCGGATCGCGGCCCGGCAGCACAAGGAGACCCAGCGCCGGAAGAACGCGCTGGAGTCCTCCGCGCTCCCGGCCAAGCTGGTGGACTGCCGCACCACCGACAACGAGCGATCCGAGCTCTTCATCGTCGAGGGCGACTCGGCGCTGGGCACGGCCAAGCTGGCCCGCGACTCCGAGTTCCAGGCGTTGCTGCCGATCCGGGGCAAGATCCTCAACGTGCAGAAGGCCTCGGTGGGCGACATGCTCAAGAACACCGAGTGCGCCGCGATCATCCAGGTGGTGGGCGCCGGCTCGGGGAGGACCTTCGACCTCGACGCCGCGCGCTACGGGCGGATCATCTTCATGGCCGACGCCGACTCCGACGGTGCGCACATCCGGTGCCTGCTGGCGACCCTGTTCTTCAAGTACATGCCGGACATGCTGACCGCGGGTCGCGTCTACACGGCGGTCCCGCCGCTGCACCGGATCGAGCTGACCAACCCCAAGAAGGGGATGGAGAAGTACGTCTACACGTACTCCGACGACGAGCTGCAGCGGAAGCTGGCGGAGCTGAAGAAGAAGAACGTGCGCTGGAAGGACCCGGTGCAGCGCTACAAGGGCCTCGGCGAGATGGACGCCGACCAGCTCGAGGAGACCACGATGGACCCCCGCCGGCGCACCCTGCGTCGGCTCACCGTCGACGACGCGGCGGACGCTGCCACGGTCTTCGAGCTGCTCATGGGCTCGGAGGTGGCACCGCGCAAGGAGTTCATCGTCCAGGGCGCCTACGAGGTCGACCTGGAGACCCTCGACGCCTGA
- a CDS encoding beta-class carbonic anhydrase: MADFDDLISANRAFADEFTLGGFDGKAHAGVAIVTCMDSRIDPLAMLGLKHGDAKIFRNPGGRVTPQALEALVLGVHLLGVERVLVVPHTRCAMTANTETELREKIGAATGTDASWQSFGVIDDQVARLREDVRKVRSHPLIPDTVKVGGFVYDVDSGLLEQVD; the protein is encoded by the coding sequence ATGGCTGACTTCGACGACCTGATCTCCGCCAACCGCGCGTTCGCCGACGAGTTCACCCTGGGTGGCTTCGACGGCAAGGCACACGCGGGCGTGGCCATCGTGACCTGCATGGACTCCCGGATCGACCCGCTGGCGATGCTCGGGCTCAAGCACGGCGACGCCAAGATCTTCCGCAACCCGGGCGGGCGAGTGACCCCGCAGGCCCTGGAGGCGCTGGTGCTCGGCGTCCACCTGCTCGGCGTGGAGCGGGTGCTGGTGGTGCCGCACACCCGCTGCGCGATGACCGCCAACACCGAGACCGAGCTGCGCGAGAAGATCGGCGCCGCCACGGGCACCGACGCGTCCTGGCAGTCCTTCGGCGTGATCGACGACCAGGTGGCCCGGCTGCGCGAGGACGTGCGCAAGGTCCGCTCGCACCCGCTGATCCCGGACACCGTCAAGGTGGGCGGGTTCGTCTACGACGTCGACAGCGGGCTGCTCGAGCAGGTCGACTGA
- a CDS encoding MFS transporter encodes MTRSADRAQKSLLWLAAAAVAFAAADTYVVVLALPDMMGSAGIPIDQLQRAAPIVSGFLLGYVAMLPLIGRIADLRGRVPVLALSLVLFAVGSLVTTLAYDMPSMVVGRFLQGVGGGGLVPATLALVADLYPEERRGVPLGVVSAVQEIGSVLGPLLGAVVLAFADWRAIFALNTAVGLLLAAAIRALARRSPELLDERSRVLLERGRQQLPRPDLVGGALLLLVLAAGTLTFLRPPPILRDVTWGEAFVPFVTGSRWLTPVGVLTMVAAALLVLRLLTAARPLVDLRAWGRAFAEADLIGSLLLAVALGGVVLAFATADPKVEVFSDQGLWYLLGALLGALGLLWHVRRAEDPIVPRGALRRTPAWGALVVSFFVGAALIAALIDIPLFARTTVYGDSQLLAALVLVRFLVALPIGAVAGGYLLRRWGPGPVTAVGMALAAVAFVWLSTWGIDALEQWHATLPLVLGGLGFGLALAPVNAAVLAFTDAGVHGLSSALVVVARMVGMLVGISALTTVGLRRYYAEQGDVPPVREVCGGSSRCPEFTLLLKEAGIAQEQTVFLGAAGCALVAAVLALVLFRSATSVRSADPTALGFPHG; translated from the coding sequence GTGACCCGCTCGGCGGACCGCGCGCAGAAGTCGCTGCTCTGGCTCGCGGCGGCCGCGGTCGCCTTCGCCGCAGCGGACACCTACGTGGTCGTCCTCGCCCTGCCCGACATGATGGGCAGCGCCGGGATCCCCATCGACCAGCTCCAGCGGGCCGCGCCGATCGTCTCCGGGTTCCTGCTCGGCTACGTCGCCATGCTCCCGTTGATCGGCCGGATCGCTGACCTGCGCGGACGGGTGCCGGTGCTGGCGCTCTCGCTGGTGCTCTTCGCCGTGGGCTCGCTGGTGACCACGCTGGCCTACGACATGCCCTCGATGGTCGTGGGCCGGTTCCTCCAGGGGGTGGGCGGCGGCGGCCTGGTCCCGGCCACCCTGGCCCTGGTCGCCGACCTCTACCCCGAGGAGCGCCGGGGGGTGCCCCTGGGCGTGGTCTCGGCGGTCCAGGAGATCGGCTCCGTGCTCGGTCCCCTGCTGGGCGCGGTGGTGCTGGCCTTCGCCGACTGGCGGGCGATCTTCGCCCTGAACACCGCCGTCGGCCTGCTCCTGGCGGCCGCCATCCGCGCGCTGGCCCGCCGCTCCCCCGAGCTGCTGGACGAGCGGTCCCGTGTCCTGCTGGAGCGCGGCCGTCAGCAGCTGCCCCGCCCCGACCTGGTGGGCGGGGCCCTGCTGCTGCTCGTCCTGGCCGCGGGCACGCTCACGTTCCTGCGTCCCCCGCCGATCCTGCGCGACGTCACCTGGGGCGAGGCCTTCGTGCCCTTCGTGACCGGCAGCCGGTGGCTGACCCCGGTCGGCGTGCTCACGATGGTCGCGGCGGCGCTGCTGGTGCTGCGGCTGCTGACCGCGGCGCGCCCCCTGGTCGACCTGCGCGCCTGGGGCCGGGCGTTCGCGGAGGCCGACCTCATCGGCTCCCTGCTCCTCGCGGTGGCGCTCGGCGGGGTGGTGCTGGCCTTCGCCACCGCGGACCCGAAGGTCGAGGTCTTCTCCGACCAGGGCCTCTGGTACCTGCTGGGAGCCTTGCTCGGGGCGCTGGGCCTGCTGTGGCACGTACGCCGGGCCGAGGACCCGATCGTGCCCCGCGGCGCGCTGCGCCGTACCCCCGCCTGGGGCGCGCTGGTGGTGAGCTTCTTCGTCGGCGCGGCGCTGATCGCCGCGCTGATCGACATCCCGCTCTTCGCCCGCACCACCGTCTACGGCGACTCCCAGCTGCTGGCCGCCCTGGTGCTGGTGCGCTTCCTGGTCGCGCTCCCGATCGGCGCCGTCGCCGGCGGCTACCTCCTGCGCCGCTGGGGGCCGGGCCCGGTCACCGCGGTCGGGATGGCGCTGGCGGCCGTCGCCTTCGTCTGGCTCTCCACCTGGGGGATCGACGCGCTCGAGCAGTGGCACGCCACTCTTCCGCTGGTCCTGGGCGGCCTCGGCTTCGGCCTCGCGCTGGCACCGGTCAACGCCGCCGTCCTGGCCTTCACCGATGCCGGTGTGCACGGGCTCAGCAGCGCCCTGGTGGTAGTGGCCAGGATGGTCGGGATGCTGGTCGGCATCTCGGCGCTGACCACGGTCGGCCTGCGCCGCTACTACGCCGAGCAGGGCGACGTCCCCCCGGTGCGCGAGGTCTGCGGCGGCAGCTCGCGCTGCCCCGAGTTCACCCTGCTGCTCAAGGAGGCGGGCATCGCCCAGGAGCAGACCGTCTTCCTCGGCGCGGCCGGCTGCGCCCTGGTCGCGGCGGTGCTGGCGCTGGTGCTCTTCCGATCCGCAACCTCCGTGCGGAGCGCCGACCCCACTGCGTTAGGTTTCCCTCATGGCTGA
- a CDS encoding LppX_LprAFG lipoprotein, protein MPTPAPTSTTRRAQLAKGLGAALLGLGVLTGCSSEDDLSDQDVEEVLAQASDTLLETSGLQLRLATDDLPDGVTGITSAEGVATDAPAFEGDLRVRLAGNDFTVPVVAVDGTVWAQIPLTPGWSDVDPAEYGAPDPALLISPDQGFATLLQEVQDPEAVEQERGGVDNAEVLTRYAGTVDGAVMENVIPSSAGDSFDVEFLVTEDGELRRAELSGVFYADSDEMTYTVDLTDYGTTQQITAP, encoded by the coding sequence ATGCCGACCCCTGCCCCCACCTCCACGACGCGCCGCGCCCAGCTCGCCAAGGGGCTGGGTGCCGCCCTGCTGGGGCTCGGCGTCCTGACCGGCTGCAGCTCCGAGGACGACCTGTCCGACCAGGACGTCGAGGAGGTGCTCGCCCAGGCGAGCGACACCCTGCTGGAGACCTCCGGCCTCCAGCTGCGCCTGGCCACCGACGACCTGCCCGACGGGGTCACCGGGATCACCAGCGCCGAGGGCGTCGCCACCGACGCGCCGGCCTTCGAGGGCGACCTCCGGGTCCGGCTCGCCGGCAACGACTTCACCGTGCCCGTGGTCGCGGTCGACGGGACCGTCTGGGCGCAGATCCCGCTGACTCCAGGCTGGTCCGACGTCGACCCGGCCGAGTACGGCGCCCCGGACCCCGCCCTGCTGATCAGCCCGGACCAGGGCTTCGCCACGCTGCTCCAGGAGGTCCAGGACCCCGAGGCGGTCGAGCAGGAGCGCGGCGGCGTGGACAACGCCGAGGTGCTCACCCGCTACGCGGGCACGGTCGACGGCGCGGTGATGGAGAACGTCATCCCCAGCAGCGCCGGTGACAGCTTCGACGTGGAGTTCCTGGTCACCGAGGACGGCGAGCTCCGGCGCGCTGAGCTCAGCGGCGTCTTCTACGCCGACAGCGACGAGATGACGTACACCGTGGACCTCACCGACTACGGCACGACCCAGCAGATCACCGCTCCGTGA
- a CDS encoding DNA gyrase/topoisomerase IV subunit A, protein MARRGTKSPLPDDFEEHILDIDVGDEIKTSFLEYAYSVIYSRALPDARDGLKPVQRRILYTMDDMSLRPDRGHVKSARVVGEVMGKLHPHGDSAIYDALVRQAQPWSMRLPMVDGHGNFGSPDDSPAAMRYTECRMAPAAVAMTGSLDEDTVDFKPNYDSRELEPSVLPAAIPHLLVNGATGIAVGMATNIAPHNLVEVVQALRHLIKKPKADLDDLMRFIPGPDLPTGGKIVGLDGVRDAYATGRGSFKMRATARIESVTPRRKGIVVTEMPYGVGTERVVERIKVLVQSKKIQGISDIKDLTDRTNGLRLVIEVKNGFVPEALLEQLYKLTPLEESFGINAVALVDGQPRTLGLKEMLEVYLAHRLDVVRRRSAYRRGKAADRLHLVEGLLLAILDIDEVIQLIRTSDNAAAAKERLMSVFDLTTIQAEYILDMPLRRLTKFSTLELDKEKTELQEQIEALDAILNDEQRLREVVSDELAEVAKTFGTPRRTVLLASAGTSVSAASASVEIPDDPCFAFLSSSGLLARSQDAEIPGQGGGRANHDAVVSAVRTTARGEIGVLTSRGRVLRTQVLDMPVLPPSANDPNLQGGLPLAEVLQLEADERPLALTTLTDDGPGLALGTRHGVVKRVNPEVLNRDEWEVISLKDGDEVVGALQLATGTEELCFITSDAQLLHFGADGVRPQGRAGGGIAGIRLNAGAEVVWFGALEGEDAVVVTASGSSTALPGTEPGSVKVTPFTEYPAKGRATGGVRCHRFLRGEDALVLAWAGPAPARAAAASGAPVELPPADGRRDGSGTPGSIPVVAVAAPVARQPGVGADA, encoded by the coding sequence ATGGCACGCCGTGGCACCAAGTCCCCACTTCCCGACGACTTCGAGGAGCACATCCTCGACATCGACGTCGGCGACGAGATCAAGACCTCGTTCCTGGAGTACGCCTACTCGGTGATCTACTCCCGCGCGCTGCCCGACGCCCGGGACGGCCTCAAGCCCGTGCAGCGGCGGATCCTCTACACGATGGACGACATGTCCCTGCGCCCCGACCGGGGGCACGTGAAGAGCGCCCGGGTGGTCGGCGAGGTCATGGGCAAGCTGCACCCGCACGGTGACAGCGCCATCTACGACGCGCTGGTGCGGCAGGCCCAGCCGTGGTCGATGCGGCTGCCGATGGTCGACGGGCACGGCAACTTCGGCTCGCCCGACGACTCCCCCGCCGCCATGCGCTACACCGAGTGCCGCATGGCCCCGGCCGCGGTCGCGATGACCGGCTCCCTCGACGAGGACACCGTCGACTTCAAGCCCAACTACGACTCCCGCGAGCTGGAGCCGTCGGTGCTGCCCGCGGCGATCCCGCACCTGCTGGTCAACGGGGCCACGGGCATCGCCGTCGGCATGGCCACCAACATCGCCCCGCACAACCTGGTCGAGGTGGTGCAGGCGCTGCGGCACCTGATCAAGAAGCCCAAGGCCGACCTGGACGACCTGATGCGCTTCATCCCGGGCCCCGACCTGCCCACCGGCGGCAAGATCGTCGGGCTCGACGGGGTGCGCGACGCCTACGCCACCGGGCGCGGGAGCTTCAAGATGCGGGCCACCGCCCGGATCGAGTCGGTCACCCCGCGCAGGAAGGGGATCGTGGTCACCGAGATGCCCTACGGCGTCGGCACCGAGCGGGTCGTGGAGCGGATCAAGGTCCTGGTCCAGTCCAAGAAGATCCAGGGCATCTCCGACATCAAGGACCTCACCGACCGGACCAACGGGCTGCGGCTGGTGATCGAGGTCAAGAACGGCTTCGTCCCCGAGGCCCTGCTCGAGCAGCTCTACAAGCTCACCCCCCTGGAGGAGTCCTTCGGCATCAACGCCGTCGCCCTGGTCGACGGCCAGCCCCGCACGCTGGGGCTCAAGGAGATGCTCGAGGTCTACCTGGCCCACCGGCTCGACGTCGTCCGCCGACGGTCGGCCTACCGGCGCGGCAAGGCCGCCGACCGGCTGCACCTGGTGGAGGGCCTGCTGCTGGCCATCCTCGACATCGACGAGGTGATCCAGCTGATCCGCACCAGCGACAACGCCGCCGCGGCCAAGGAGCGGCTGATGTCGGTCTTCGACCTCACCACCATCCAGGCCGAGTACATCCTGGACATGCCGCTGCGCCGGCTCACGAAGTTCTCCACGCTCGAGCTCGACAAGGAGAAGACCGAGCTGCAGGAGCAGATCGAGGCGCTGGACGCGATCCTCAACGACGAGCAGCGCCTGCGCGAGGTGGTCTCCGACGAGCTGGCCGAGGTCGCCAAGACCTTCGGCACCCCCCGACGGACGGTGCTGCTGGCCTCCGCCGGTACGTCGGTGAGCGCCGCGAGCGCCTCGGTGGAGATCCCCGACGACCCGTGCTTCGCCTTCCTCTCCTCCAGCGGCCTGCTGGCCCGCTCGCAGGACGCCGAGATCCCGGGGCAGGGCGGCGGCCGGGCCAACCACGACGCGGTGGTCTCCGCCGTGCGCACCACCGCGCGCGGTGAGATCGGGGTGCTGACCTCGCGGGGGCGCGTGCTGCGGACCCAGGTGCTGGACATGCCGGTCCTGCCGCCCTCGGCCAACGACCCCAACCTGCAGGGCGGGCTCCCGCTCGCCGAGGTGCTCCAGCTCGAGGCCGACGAGCGCCCGCTCGCGCTCACCACCCTGACCGACGACGGTCCCGGGCTCGCCCTGGGCACCCGGCACGGAGTGGTGAAGCGGGTCAACCCCGAGGTCCTCAACCGCGACGAGTGGGAGGTCATCTCCCTCAAGGACGGCGACGAGGTGGTCGGCGCCCTGCAGCTCGCCACCGGCACCGAGGAGCTGTGCTTCATCACCTCCGACGCCCAGCTGCTGCACTTCGGCGCCGACGGGGTCCGACCCCAGGGACGGGCCGGCGGCGGGATCGCGGGCATCCGGCTGAACGCCGGGGCGGAGGTCGTGTGGTTCGGCGCGCTCGAGGGCGAGGACGCGGTGGTGGTCACCGCCTCCGGCTCCTCGACCGCGCTCCCGGGCACCGAGCCCGGCTCGGTCAAGGTCACCCCGTTCACCGAGTACCCGGCCAAGGGCCGGGCGACCGGCGGGGTGCGCTGCCACCGGTTCCTGAGGGGCGAGGACGCCCTGGTCCTCGCCTGGGCCGGCCCCGCTCCCGCCCGGGCCGCCGCCGCCAGCGGAGCTCCGGTGGAGCTGCCCCCGGCCGACGGCCGACGCGACGGCTCCGGGACGCCCGGGAGCATCCCGGTGGTCGCCGTGGCCGCCCCGGTGGCCCGGCAGCCGGGAGTGGGCGCCGATGCCTGA